From the Vidua chalybeata isolate OUT-0048 chromosome 28, bVidCha1 merged haplotype, whole genome shotgun sequence genome, one window contains:
- the LOC128800824 gene encoding uncharacterized protein LOC128800824, which yields MRGPGAGGGGVPELARRPPEPPPLLLHPPELLCARPAAPPALGPPRPPPSSSPPGTPQPGELFYPSPGIPQSSRPYPPSAPQSGQPFPTSIPQSGQPFPTSIPSPASPSPPVSPSPASPSPPVSPSPASPSPPVPSSPASPSPPVSPSPASPSPPVPSSPASPSPPVSPSPASPSPPVSPSPASPSPPVSPSPASPSSPVSPSPASPSPPVPSSPASPSPPVSPSPASPSSPVSPSPASPSPPVPSSPASPSPPVSPSPASPSPPVPSSPASPSPPVPSSPASPSPPVPSSPASPSPPVSPSPTSPSPPVPSSPASPSPPVSPSPASPSPPVSPSPASPSPPVPSSPASPSPPVPSSPASPSPPVPSSPASPSPPVSPSPTSPSPPVPSSPASPSPPVSPSPASPSPPVSPSPASPSPPVPSSPASPSPPVSPSPASPSPPVPSSPASPSPPVSPSPASPSPPVPSSPASPSPPVSPSPASPSPPVSPVRPALPHQYPPVRPALPHQYPPVRPAFSSQ from the exons ATgcgcgggccgggggcggggggcggcggggtcCCGGAGCTCGCCCGGCGACCCCCGGAGCCGCccccgctgctgctgcacccCCCCGAGCTTCTCTGCG cgcgccctgcagcccctcccgccctgggacccccccgtcccccccccagctccagccccccCGGCACCCCCCAGCCCGGCGAGCTCTTCTACCCCAGCCCGGGCATCCCCCAGTCCAGCCGGCCGTATCCTCCCAGTGCGCCCCAGTCcggccagcccttccccaccagtATCCCCCAGTCcggccagcccttccccaccagtATCCCCAGTCcggccagcccttccccaccagtATCCCCCAGTCcggccagcccttccccaccagtATCCCCCAGTCcggccagcccttccccaccagtACCCTCCAGTCcggccagcccttccccaccagtATCCCCCAGTCcggccagcccttccccaccagtACCCTCCAGTCcggccagcccttccccaccagtATCCCCCAGTCcggccagcccttccccaccagtATCCCCCAGTCcggccagcccttccccaccagtATCCCCCAGTCCGGCCAGCCCTTCCTCACCAGTATCCCCCAGTCcggccagcccttccccaccagtACCCTCCAGTCcggccagcccttccccaccagtATCCCCCAGTCCGGCCAGCCCTTCCTCACCAGTATCCCCCAGTCcggccagcccttccccaccagtACCCTCCAGTCcggccagcccttccccaccagtATCCCCCAGTCcggccagcccttccccaccagtACCCTCCAGTCcggccagcccttccccaccagtACCCTCCAGTCcggccagcccttccccaccagtACCCTCCAGTCcggccagcccttccccaccagtATCCCCCAGTCCGaccagcccttccccaccagtACCCTCCAGTCcggccagcccttccccaccagtATCCCCCAGTCcggccagcccttccccaccagtATCCCCCAGTCcggccagcccttccccaccagtACCCTCCAGTCcggccagcccttccccaccagtACCCTCCAGTCcggccagcccttccccaccagtACCCTCCAGTCcggccagcccttccccaccagtATCCCCCAGTCCGaccagcccttccccaccagtACCCTCCAGTCcggccagcccttccccaccagtATCCCCCAGTCcggccagcccttccccaccagtATCCCCCAGTCcggccagcccttccccaccagtACCCTCCAGTCcggccagcccttccccaccagtATCCCCCAGTCcggccagcccttccccaccagtACCCTCCAGTCcggccagcccttccccaccagtATCCCCCAGTCCGGCCAGCCCTTCCCCCCCAGTACCCTCCAGTCCGGCCAGCCCTTcccccccagtatcccccagtccggccagcccttccccaccagtATCCCCAGTCcggccagcccttccccaccagtATCCTCCAGTCcggccagcccttccccaccagtACCCTCCAGTCCGGCCAGCCTTTTCCTCCCAGTAA